Genomic window (Oryzias latipes chromosome 17, ASM223467v1):
CCCCTCTTTCCACATCTCCAACATCAAGCCCCTCCAGGAAAGTCCcctttgcccgccgtccgcttccccgccacccgcccggctcatcgacggcgcccctgCCTTTACGGTCAGTCGGGTTCTGGACGTTCGCCGCCGGGGTCGTGGTCACCAgtacctggtggactgggagggttacggtccggaggagcgttcttggatctcccgctccTTGATTCTGGACCGTTCCCTCCTGGACGATTTCTTCAGGGCTCACCCTGAtcgccgtcctggaccgcctggaggcggtcgttgaggggggggtactgtcacggtgcctgtcagctcacctccccctccctcagctcctgcacctgctctgctgattggaaccagctgaccttcatctcctcatcaccCTGCCGGCCTTCTTAAGGGATCTTCTCATCAGAATTCAGCGCCAgttcgttatactcactccggtgcttatgtctggccttTTAGTATCTACCTTCCAAGCTAAGTTATTTGACTCACCACGCTCTGCATTATCCTTCAGGTTCCCTCACCACTGGTCTTGCTGGTTTCATCATCCTGAGCTCTCCACCGCGCCCCtcgctggtcccgccgtcctcggcgtccacgtcctgcctcaagctggtcccgccgtcctcggtgtccacgtcctgcctcaaTCTGGTTCCgtcgtcctcggcgtccacgtcctgccccaagctggttccgccgtcctcggcgtccacgtcctgcctcaagctggtcccgccATCCTCAgcgtccacgtcctgcctcaGGCAGTTTCCACCGTCCACGGTGCCCACGCCTCGCCTTACGCCCGTCCCAAGAACTATAAGTCTCCATCCGAAGAGGATTCAACCACAAACACCTTGTAAAAATAAACCTCTTCTAACCCACATCTCGGATCGTgagttacttccgggtttcagcgtctgggtcagtCACGTCTACGACGTCAGCCATGACAATCATGAtcttgtgttttgcttttcaaTAATCAACTATTGTATTTTCTTGTGCTTTTCTTTCATAATGTAATTATGTATTGTGTGTAATGCTACATTTTGTTCACTGTTTTCTTATGTAGCCACCAGGGGATTAGGGATGCAAATTAGCATAATTGCTAAAATTTTAGATATTTACATCTATAACTCTCTGATAAGATGTCTACCAATGCACATTGTCCCTATTAAATTATTaaaccttaaaaacaaacaaagcaataCTAAAATGTAACAGAGCTTTAAATTTTCAAaccgtttttttaaatttattttttatttctgttctgaATCCCTGAAACGTTCTGTGCTTCTACGTCTGGAGATGAGTGTCTGTCTGGCAAAGCTCTGTTAAGCACAACAAATTCAAAAGGCTGTTCTGATCCACTcaagagctgctgctgcactcTGTTCACAGAACGCGCTGCCAGATTCTGACTACAGCAAACACTCTTTCCATATGGATGCACCCTCCCTCTGCACATACATGCATGAGCAATCCCTCACCATGAGGCTTCCAACCTCCCATCTGTGCATGCGGCATCTGCACATGTGTCTGTGCACACACCTTTGCTTTGCTCATGTGTTTGTGCATGCGTCTGACAGCCAGGAAGGGGAACCCTTCTGGCTTTACCAcccaataccccccccccccccccaaagtgACTGGCATCAAAGAAGAGGGCTttccctctcctctcctcctccatccatgCTGCCCTCATTTCAGAAGGCTCTCTTATGCAATATCTAAGTGAGTGTTAATCTAGCCAGGAAGGCGAGACGAAGGAGAATCTGTCGGTTCCTTCCGGAGGCTTTATTTTCTCGCTTCTTCACATGCTTGCGTGTCATTGCACCTCCTAAACTGAGGAGACAAGCAGGCCGAGCAAGCAGAACCAGGTGAAATTCAGAGGAGTGATAAAAGGGCTGAAGGGAGAGAACTTGcaataaacaaagtaaaaaaaaaaactagctttTGATGACCTTCCACCAAAACACTTAAACAATGCCTTTTTTGGCTGGGTTTAAGTCTACAAAGAAGTGATTTCCACACATCTGTGCCTGAGCATCTTCCCACATGACAAGAATGaggatttggttttaaaaaaagagggacGAACTGTGCACACAATGCGGGTATCCATTTGtcctcctcttcccctcctAGCAGCTGTCATTGAGAGAAGCTCCGATCCAAATTAAGCTTGACAAAAGACGATGAGCGACAGGAAAATAGGACAACTCCAACAAGACTCAGCCTAAGCTTCGCTCCCGCTTCATTTGAGCAAATTTACAGTTTGTGCAAGAGAGTGTGGGAGAGGGCGAGGCAGGGGGCACCTTTTTAGTAACCACTGCTTTTGTATTATGGCCATGGTGTTAGGACTCTAGATGTGCTTCCTGCTCAGTAAGACACACTATAAATAGCCTTTGCCCTTTTGGATAGTGACACAATCCCACCAAGGCATGAGCAAAGCAACTTAAAGCCAGACAGGATACAGAAGACCGGCCACATCTTTCACAATGACACTTAAATAACAAAGGGGATCAAAATTTGATGGAGCATGGCTGAATCATTGATCCAATCTGGAGCTTCATCTCTGAGAATATGCGTAGATTTGTCATTTTGGGAGAAAAAGATAGTCTTGTTTTACTCAAaggcgaaaaaaaaaaaaaagataatgtcTAAAATGAAATTCAGGGAGTTTCTTCTCTGTGCCTGTCCGTGGTTTGACTGTTGTCCAGCTCCATGCTGTTTTCTGCCTCTCAGCTCACAGGAAGACCATGAAGTGatgcagactttaaaaaaatccgaTTTTTCTGTTGAATGCAGGCTTTATTTTTCACTCAATGTTAGTCAACAATGGAATtatgttttgttcatttcataGTGTCTTTTGCATCCACACATGAAAGTTATcaaatttgctgtttttatttccttGATCTTGGAATTCACCGTaatgcaggggtgtccaaagttTTTGAGATTTTGGAGAttggtgaaaatgtgtgagggccaaACATTCAGCCTGAATTTGTTTAACTCTTGCAGTATCTATTAAATGAAATTTTATTTGCAATGGGATACTTACATATAGAACAGCATtatatttaaatacatatttactTAAATTACTTGGATTTCCTGATTTGTGGAGcagaaataaaatcaagaaaacactTTATCTGGGTTTGCATTAAATGTTACATGTTATTTACTATTAGATGCTCTCTCTaatcttttaaatttaaatcatgCAAACAGGAGAACAACAAGAATAGTTGTCTCATTCAGAAAGACAGTTTatcaaagaaacaaataaatctgtacATCTTGTTTGGCCCTAAAGGCTTTCCAGGTCACAGAATCACAGGTTGCTGCCACAGCTATACAACAGTTTATAACATAATTTAGTCATTATGTTAGTCAGATTAACAATTCTTgcttttttagcatgttcttgctaatcctaaatttttcctgatatttttatttaagtataGTTTGTATACGTATATGTCTATAAGTTATTTGAGTAATAAACTGACCCATCAGAAACTTCTTCAAAAgtaatgtttgattgacagattgttCACGggcctgctttcagtggaaggggtgtggccttctaacatgctcactcctgattggcgagagtggttgccatagactGACACACTGCCTCAgaccaatcacggcttactGAAGACGTCTGCTTCCAACACACCGACAGACATGTGGCATAAAATGGAGactgaattgaattcatttggttggaaccagaagcGAGGCATtatctatgggtgacatcacactcgctcagtccagttctcctatacagACAATGGGACCACATATTGGATTTTATGAGAGGAGTCTATAGAACATTTGGCCCACcagccagactttggacatgcctatCTTAATGGAAACGTGTCGGTAGACAGCTTTCGATCTCCATGGtcttttttagctaaaaagatTTTTGCCATGTTTAAGAGGAGCATTGGTTATTACATTAACTGCCACAATATCAATGGAAGTATTTGTAAAGTTTGTTTGTACAATTCTTTGTTAATGCATTctgcattttatgttttgtgtatttctgaGGGGCAGAACCTTTGTTTAAGACTGTTGTGTAAAAGTTTATTGCTGAAGGAGTTCCATATGCCAGACCGATTAAGAAGAGATGGTGAACAGTAATGATGGAGtttcttgctttctttttgGTCTATGTGGTCAGCGGTCAGGTAAATGTTTTCACTTTTGTTGATGTAATTTGTCATGTCCAAACGTTTTTAGTTGGTTTTGGTGTGTTAGTTTGACAGTGACGTCATGGACAAATGAAGAATAAGGTCATCAGTTCcaacaaacagtttcttcaCCAGAGACTCAGAAGTTTAACTTCACTGATTTAGTGGATGcttctaaaatatttgtttataaagactgtaaaaaagttatcaaaaaaaagcaaaagataatCCAAAGAAACGTTTAACTTTTGCTCCTTagaagcaaagaaataaaatttgTCCTGTGACTTCTAGGTAGTAGCTAGTGtaaaattaaagcattttttgaaaGTGCCTGTATCATTTCTTATATTTGTGAATTATTTTGCTCAATGACATTCATGTCTGTTTACTTGAGAGGTTTCCAGGGCAGACAAATCTACAAATGCATAATGAAAAGAAGGGATTTTTGGATAAACTAAGTTCTAAGAATTAGCCTGCTTTGACAAAAATTGCTTTTACTATCAGTCCAAGAAGTAATTTGAGGCAAATAAACCGGTGCCTGAAGTTAGTTcacttttacatattttataaaaaaaatacaaagtggtCTTCAAAATTATTATAGATccttcatattttcattttgagtctgTATTTTTATTCTATGAAGGAGTTTAGTTAATAAGCTAAACAACTGAATATATTACTAAGGAAATTGTCCCATTTATCATCACAAAAAAGACCACCATATATACACAAATTACACAAGATTTAAGGCTGCTTAAAACATTAGCATGCATGGGTATTGTTTAGTGTTCATGGTAGTTTCATGCTTTTCTCCATGAACTCACTGAACTTATTTCAGTTTCGTcatatttcaggttttttttcattctttattttttgtctttttgtctggttaatttaaacatgttttcttttcattcacaagTTGGTCACTATAACCATAACCTGGTGCTCCGACTCACCCTGAATGACTGGctgaatttttaaaacaagaatGCGGTAACTTTGCCAAACACGTATCCAGCATCTTCTATTCCGGATTTGTCCTGCAGGATTatgggagttttttttatcctattcAGGGCAGAAATGgggcacaccctggacaggcgGCTAGTCTCTCACAGAGCCTTTGCCGAGCATTTAATGGGACAAACTGCTTATAGGGGaaagaaatgtgcttttaaaaaagctctttgtttgtttttgtgttattttgtagATTAACGCAGACATAAACCCATTCTGAACACATgcaaaatatgttttctatCTGGAGGAACTATATGTGACCATCAATGATTTGTCTATTTTGACATTATTGTGTTAAAatagttttgatttttgttttgcaaactttgacttttgatttatttataaaatgaatcGATCTATTATATGACAGTGCCACACTACATATTTAAATCATTCTATTGAATAAATCTTCAATATTCTTTTATATACAATctattgttttcaaaaataatcttttttaccagcttttatattttgtcttttatcttTCTTGTGGGACCCAACAATTTCCTTCGGGATCACTaaagtatctatctatcttttaattattaatgaTAACTTAAAGGATTTatcggagggggggggggcacttttTCATATAAAACTGCCCAAACTGCCTCACGTGAAGCTAAATGCAGAAATAATATAGTTTCATGTTTTGTCAAAGGTTAGTACAAAATGTTAGTCTCccaactacaaaacaatgcaataCATTTTTGGAGTTTATTGTTTGACCAGTGTttccttaaaaaagaaagcagatgtgttataaaatgaactttgcaaaagacgggtttaaaaacttttttttttttttttacaaatcattgGGGAAAGATATTTGATACAAAAGGTTTGGTCTGATtcataaaaaaggaatttaattgatttaaaaaaaaactattgctgTAGTGGTCTATAGTTGTCTCATTTAGAAATAGTTTATAAAGATGGGTAGAAttcagatcatttttttaacatgacttcatgatcattttttgacaaaataaaagcactgacATTGATGGGGAGTAAAAGCCAGACTGGACCTTGGAACTTGAAGGTCTCCAGGTGGACCCACAGGCAGAGGTCCTCGTTCTCGCACTCGCAGCTCCACGGGTTCCCGCTGAGTCCCATCGAGCGCAGGGCTGGCAGCGCCAGCAGGGATGTGATGTTGAGCGCCGTCAGGTTGTTCCGGCTCACATCCAGCACCTGGAGGTTCTCGTTTTCCGTAAAAGCGTCCGGATGGATCTCTGAGAGTCCGGGATTGTCGGTCATCCTCAGCATAACCAGGCTGGCCAGGGGCCCGAACGTCCTGTCCTCGATCCGGGTCAAGGTGTTGAACGAGAGGTCCAGGTAGGCCAATTTGCGCAGATTCCCAAACGTGGATTCGGAGATCTCCGTCAGGGAGTTGTTGCTGCAGTCCAGATACACCAGGTCCGAGAGGTAGTTGAGCGCGAGGGGCGGCAGCTCCACGATGCGATTGTTGGAGATGATGAGCTGCCGCGTGGCCAGCGGCAAGTTGACCGGGAAGGTGGTCAGGTGCTGCCCAGCGCACTGAACCACCAGCTGGTCATCGCACACGCACCTGTCCGGGCAGCCGGTGGAGATGACCGGGGATGCGGTGACCCCAAAGGTCAGGAGCAAAACAACTAGGAGCCGCAAGGTTTGAGCGCTTGGCTGCGGGGCAAGACGCATGACAGCGCCGAGGACTTCATCAACCCCGTAGTCGCATTCCTCATTGATCCATCGCCACCGAGCTATATCAACCCACTCCCCCCAAAATAAAGGATAATTCCAGCAGAGGTCAGTTGCACTTGGCACGCTTCTAATGTCTCAGCTCATCCCGccagctgctgcttcaggatCCGGAGTGCGCGGAATTTTCCTCCGTGCTTTCCAttaggagtctgactgcagctgCGCGCGCGTGGCGCAGCCTCACAGCCTTCAGTGCGCAGCTCGCGATGACTGACTGCGGTCAGTTGGTCGCCATCCTGAAACTAAATCCAAATGagagagaggagggggggggggggggcactatagAGTGATCTCACATTTGGAGGCAAAATTAAAGGGTAACCCACATACGAGAGAAGTTAAAGGTCACCTGTGATGTCAGCTCTCCATTCCACTGCTTTGTTGGTGTGTGGAAATCATGTTGCCACACATCCATGACATAAACCCTGTGAACATCACAGTCCACTCAACCCAACACTCTCCTGAAATCCATGCTTTGAAGAGAGatgacagaagtttcaggactTTCAGTTCCTAAAAACTTGATAGGATGAGCTGGATCAGGGTGATGATCAGGGCTGTTTTCTCTTCTCTCCAAGTCCCAGCATGGAATCCTGCATCTATTCTTGGTTGTGTGTAGGTGTTGAAGTGCTGAATCAGACTTGGAGTGatggagaaagaggaggaggaagagtacAGATGTGGCTTTGGCGAGTCCATGAAAGAAGTGGTACCCCATGCCAGCAGCCAGGATCCCACAACACCAGTCTGTTAGTGTCATATTTGCACATAAACAATGACGattgactgtttttta
Coding sequences:
- the LOC101174134 gene encoding leucine-rich repeat-containing protein 52 isoform X2, encoding MRLAPQPSAQTLRLLVVLLLTFGVTASPVISTGCPDRCVCDDQLVVQCAGQHLTTFPVNLPLATRQLIISNNRIVELPPLALNYLSDLVYLDCSNNSLTEISESTFGNLRKLAYLDLSFNTLTRIEDRTFGPLASLVMLRMTDNPGLSEIHPDAFTENENLQVLDVSRNNLTALNITSLLALPALRSMGLSGNPWSCECENEDLCLWVHLETFKFQGPVWLLLPINMKARQCAAHLLKCKDSVWVRWASNYGRFVTKPWAPGTTSSLLPSALSSLLLAQCQPG
- the LOC101174134 gene encoding leucine-rich repeat-containing protein 52 isoform X1 gives rise to the protein MRLAPQPSAQTLRLLVVLLLTFGVTASPVISTGCPDRCVCDDQLVVQCAGQHLTTFPVNLPLATRQLIISNNRIVELPPLALNYLSDLVYLDCSNNSLTEISESTFGNLRKLAYLDLSFNTLTRIEDRTFGPLASLVMLRMTDNPGLSEIHPDAFTENENLQVLDVSRNNLTALNITSLLALPALRSMGLSGNPWSCECENEDLCLWVHLETFKFQDEGQTVCGSPAEMQGLRLGEVGIQLRTFCHQTLGSWDYLFFVAIGFVIFAAGTVSAWLMGVVMVLYERYIKRKDEQLENEDESSEAAHVPMARTERENRSLKTSLIV